The genomic region TATAAGAAAAGTTTGCGTGCGATGCAgatacattattattaaaatttgtATGCCCGTTCACATTTGAAACATTATAATTTCGATAAACAGATGATgcattattttttctacTTGTGCCTTCCCTTTGGTTTTCgttttttccatatttttgttttatttcTTCTCTTTTGGTgttatcataattattattgtgCATGCTATTTCTAATGTTGTTATCATTTctatatgatttattaaaattattttgtatattatttgtggcatgtttatataagagggtgttattatttgtgttatttttatgacGATTAACATTTCTCTGAGTATTCatgttattaatattgtGACGATGATTATTATTGATGGTATTCACATGTTTATATGATTCATTTTTTGGTGTTGGTAATAAAGGAggtttatttttattatcacctaaagtattataaagaccatttttattaaattttcttttcatgATTCTTTTTGAgttattttcatttgtattattatcttcttcatattgtttataatcttttttaatataaaaatttacacataatttattaaaatctGTGTTGACCgttgtaatatatttattataaatgtttgttaaaatattatattcaaaaaatacatttacatcattattcaaatgaaaaaaatcaaaTGGATTCAATACGGTTTTCCATAAATCATCATTAATACAACATGctcttttattttttatcatattatttatatgattttgataaatataataagatggtatcatattattattattattattattcatattattatggaTACTTGAAATTTTTTCgtttttaaaatgtttcgatgtttttatattatggATATATAACTTATATCTCATTTgatttatatgttttatcTGTTCATTTATGGATTTATAACATATTCGTGGTTCGTTAAAAAcagaataatataatttttttaaaaaattatatgaatctattttataattatattccATATGGGGTATCAAGACAACTAATCCTTCTGGTATAgtaattttgtttttcttttttaaaacaaaagaataaaatttacaattttttaaaaattcattatacataaaatgATGCCCATAAACTAATGGATAGTAActatttataatatcttcTATATGGAatattgtatttattttttcttctttttttatatgttcataaaaacaaaaaattttcattaatttttttaaatttatttcatataacAATGGAAAAcgtattatatttattaatccactttttttcttttttaaatcatcattagtatatatatattttattatttctatatCTTCAAAAGTAGATGTATTCACATCGTCCAATAATTCATTTATCTCATTATCTTTATTGCGATCATCTTCAAATATATCtcttatattattatcttcatctTGTGAGTACTTTTCTGTTTCTTCTTCAGCGTTATCATCACTATAATCAGCATTACTCTCATCATCATAAATGGAATTGTTATTAATGgcatcatcatcataaataatattattattattaatggcatcatcatcataaaTGGAATTGTTATTAATCGCATCATCAttagaaataatattattattattaatggCATCATCattagaaataataatattattattaatagCATCATCattagaaataataatattattattaatagcatcatcatcttttttatcatcatcttttttattatcttctaaatttatatcagaagaatttattaaatttacATTTACATCTTTTTCATGTGTATAATCTCCTTCTTCGTTTTCATCATAGTATTCATCTTGTCCgtttaaattattatcttcttCATAATTTATGGTGCCATCTACATTATCCATGTTATGATCTGCATTACTATCCATGTTATGATCTGTATTACTATCCATGTTATGGTCTGCATTATTATCCATGTTATGATCTGCATTACTATCCATGTTATGGTCTGCATTACTATCCATGTTATGGTCTGCATTACTATCCATATTATGATCTGTATTAGtatccatattattcaaCATTAAATTCTTGAGCGAATTAATCGTATCATGTATACTTTCCTTTTTAAATCCATCATTACCATTTGAATAAATTTCATTGTCGTTTAATGACATATCGTTTTGTGTTAAATCATTCGTATCGTCTggttcatttttattattttcttcctcgtcttcattttctacaaagttttttaatttttcgCTCGTCCAGAATAAATGAACATTTGAATTTTTCATACTTATGTAGGTAATTTCCAAAGTTAcaagaattaaaaaataatatattcttaaGGTGGTTACTTTGTCATTATATTTCAGTTGAATATCGTTAATATTAAAACTCAGGCCtacaaaaatatgataagaTGAGGGATGAAGGTATAAGTAACAGGAGcgtttttatttatacatttatatttttttttaaaataataaaacatttgtcatataaaagaataaaaaaataaaaaataaaaaataaaaaataaaaaatacacaaaaaaaaaaaaatacacaaaaatatatatatatatatatatatatatatgtatatgttttgttttgttttgttttgttttaattttcttaCCAGGAAGTATCAAAAAAACGGCCTTAAAAAAGTTCTTTGGGAAATAAGACTTTAAGTTAAATAAGTTtacattaaatataatatgaacattTTTGCTTGCATGCCTTTCTTTAAATTTCCTTGTAAAATCAAAGGGACCATATTTTGTTGGCACATCATCTATTTCTCTTTTTTCATGTAAGGActtgtttattttttttttttctagATCTTTCAACAATAAGTTCACCTGAAATTCCGTTAGCGTGcctttaaaataaataaataaataaatatatatatatatatatatatatatatatatatacatatatatatgtatgtattttatttttttcctttaaaCTCACTTGCtatgtatatattagaTGATGCATATGCCTCgattatataatttgaaaaagaaaaattttcatcacctattattaaaacattttGATCACACAAATCATTATCAGCATcatcttcttcatcatcatcttcatcatcttcttcatcttcttcatcatcttgttgttcttttttttttttttcatcatctataatgttttcattaatatcatcattattattattatttttattctttacCTTTTCATTATTAGGATCTCCCTCTATAGTACTACCATTCTcatcattcatatttttcatatttttaaaatataagtaaaatatatataaactcaaaaatataaaataaaaattatatattttaaatggatacaaatataaaaaatttcaattatatacatatatataatataaacatatatgtatgtatttatttatttatttattatgttgGCTTCAgctttcttttttttcaaaaatttattttatattttattcatttataatgtatatttaatttatatacaaatgtggtaatatatgaaaaataataatatatataaatatatatatatatatatattatatatatttttattccttgataatatatcgagaaattaattttataaataagcatataattataattataatatatttatatataaatattattatattataatattatatatatatatatatatatatataatatgcaatatataaaatttatatgataggatattaatatatatacataaatataatataatataataataatataatataatataatataatataatataatataatataatataatataatataatataatataaaatatatatatatgtaatactcttatatcttatatgctttatttatatatttcatgtgctaattatatattttaattatatatataaggggaaaaaatataatataataaaataaaataaaataatataaggGGCTTGCTTTACctacataatattttatctatataatatgtacatatattataatatatatataaataattttataccttttaaaaatatatttcaactattatataatattttattttgtatacTTTCTCAtttcattaaataataaaaatataatgattttttcaattttttcaattttttcatttttaattgGTTATAAGgattaaaataaaaaaaattcatataattcaatatatatatatatatatatatatatatatatatgtatttatttatttatttatttttatgtttcTCCTCTCTCCAGGtgtaaataaatttttttttttatttttattttttttttattttttatttcattttaatataatataatatttgtattgTTATAAGTTAAAGgttgataatataataaatacatatacggaaaaatgaacatatatataatatatataatatatatatatatatatatatcaaagTATAATGAGAATCCCCtagaataaataaatgaataaataaacatatatataccatatatacaatatatacaatatatatctatatatatatatatttattttatttgtttgtGTAATAGACTAATATACATATCTATCACGTGTTATAGAATAaatctttttaatttcttcattatatttttcaacATCTCTTTTATTTAACACTATAGGTACTTTTTGACCAGATGTTGTTAAAATTAagatatgaataattatatttatatttaatgatGTTATCtttgtattataataatttatataactGTGAAGAgtatgtttattatttgttaaaTACCTAGGTCTGTTGGTATATTTTGTCATTTCAATTAATTCAATCAAGTGTTTTAgattttttacttttatattatttacttTAAGTACAATAGAATCagtataataatatcctgttgttatttttgttggtaatatattttttaatacaaCTATTTCAtctttacttttttttttaaaattattatataacattaatttattaatttctggattttttgtatacacatataaacTTCTTGttaatatagaaaaaacaattccaccgtatataaaatatttatttcgTTTGTCCCAATTATGttgttttaataaatattttactttatataattttaccATGAcactttttatttttttatttcttactattctaattatacataaatcgtttataaatttctcattaaataaatgttCAAAACCCACCGTTTCCTCGTCCCTTAGTATTACTGTCCCATCGTTGTTAATATCCTTACCATCTACCCTCAGAATTATGTCGTTATTTTTTAGACCATAGCAACTTTCTTCATCCTCACCATgcatattataataataataataattattattattattattattattatcagtatatattttttttttatcacTCCTAATAATGTTTGAgttcaaaatatatgtgCAATAGTCTGTATCCCCCTGAAGATTATCTGTATAGTCATCATCCACATTGTGGTGTGTATCACCAACATGGTGGTGTATATTATCCATATCATGATATTTATCATCTTGTTTACTCATATGACCTTCAAACACCTCCGTTATCAATATCCCAacgtttttttttattattttttttctttccaTTTCTTCTAACCCTAAGGCTTCACGTAGGGAAGGGTTTTCCAGAGGTTCGTACTTGACTCCCAAAAACGCGTATCCTGTATAgtctttatttttatgtatatctAAAAGAAAGTGACTAATTATAGTACTAGGTATAATGTAAGATATGTTATTAGAAACCTTGTAGGATTGAAAGCATATACCTACAACTTTCCCTCTGACAAGAGCTGGACCTCCGCTATTTCCTGGGTTCAGAGGGGCATCTATTTGGGTTAACAAAAATCTTGTCGAAGAAATgtgaataaaaataaataaatatataaatatatatacataaatatatatacataaatatatatacataaatatatatacataaatatatatacataaatatatatatataaatatatatacataaatatatatatatatatatatacatatatacatatatatattattattttttgtgGTGTCCATACTTATAATTTGAGTGTTTATAATACTGCACGTCTATTCTACTTACAATACCTTCGGTTACACTTAACTTATCCCCCCCTGCTGGATAACCGATAGTTATAATTTCATCCTTTAAAGAAGGGAGAGCTCCAAAATGAAGAGCATACACATCATCAAAAAAACTTTTATCTTCAATAGTAAGGATTGCTATATCTACATCATGAGCAACGTACAAAATCTTCGCCTCATATTTTCCAGAATTTCTACAAGGAAGAagatgatatatttttttaaaacaaaaatattcatcttatattataatattcacacatatgtatataaacAAGTGTAAATGTATAAATCTATGAATGTACCCACGTgcatttttatatgtttatatatttatttaacCCGTGCTTTCTTATTAATATCCTAGTACTATAGGAAATATTGTGAGCATTGGTTATAATTAGATGACCCTCAATAATAAACCCCGATCtgtcaaaaaaaaaaaaaaaaaaaaaaaaaaaaaaaatataNNNNNNNNNNNNNNNNNNNNNNNNNNNNNNNNNNNNNNNNNNNNNNNNNNNNNNNNNNNNNNNNNNNNNNNNNNNNNNNNNNNNNNNNNNNNNNNNNNNNNNNNNNNNNNNNNNNNNNNNNNNNNNNNNNNNNNNNNNNNNNNNNNNNNNNNNNNNNNNNNNNNNNNNNNNNNNNNNNNNNNNNNNNNNNNNNNNNNNNNNNNNNNNNNNNNNNNNNNNNNNNNNNNNNNNNNNNNNNNNNNNNNNNNNNNNNNNNNNNNNNNNNNNNNNNNNNNNNNNNNNNNNNNNNNNNNNNNNNaaaaaaaaaaaaaaaaaaaaaaaaaaaaatatatatatataactttatgtatatattaacattataattcttatttgtaaaattttctttcaaattcaaataatacatatatatacacccatatatatatatatatatatatatatatatatgtgtgaTAACCCTGTTATGCTTTTAGGTGGATAATTTTGCCATATCATTTCAAGGCTAGGTTCTGTTATATGcacatataattttacaacacctttgaaatattttttaaataaattaccttcctcttttatattattatcttcttcttttacTTTTCTTTCATTTCCTTCTTCCCCTCGAATATCTTTTATTGTACGACTCAAAGATATGTTTTCTAAATTTTCTAAAAGTCTCTCATTTATTATAGActcttctttattattcttcTTTGTGCCCATTTTGTCTTTCTTTTCATGTGTCGACGAGCGTAGGAAATATTCCTctacaaaaagaaaaaaaatatatacatatatatatatatatatatatatatatatatatatatatatgtatgtgcTTATGTCCATATAAATAtcttttatgttttatttttgcTTACTTGGAAAAAAGGGCAAGACTCTCCCATTGGacatatttacatttacatttgtttttttatttttgttcattAAACTCTTTTGAATTGAACTTATCATAGAAGGTGTAAGATATTTcgttattttttttttatcataaccaacaatatgaaatttaatttgtccaattttgtttttgttatttttattatttgaagaATGCTTTGTTAATTTTCGGTTTTTAAAGTTATCATTTAATGgattcttttttttttcacttaatatattttctttaacATTAAAATGTTGTA from Plasmodium reichenowi strain SY57 chromosome 8, whole genome shotgun sequence harbors:
- a CDS encoding hypothetical protein (conserved Plasmodium protein, unknown function), which translates into the protein MYPFKIYNFYFIFLSLYIFYLYFKNMKNMNDENGSTIEGDPNNEKVKNKNNNNNDDINENIIDDEKKKKEQQDDEEDEEDDEDDDEEDDADNDLCDQNVLIIGDENFSFSNYIIEAYASSNIYIASTLTEFQVNLLLKDLEKKKINKSLHEKREIDDVPTKYGPFDFTRKFKERHASKNVHIIFNVNLFNLKSYFPKNFFKAVFLILPGLSFNINDIQLKYNDKVTTLRIYYFLILVTLEITYISMKNSNVHLFWTSEKLKNFVENEDEEENNKNEPDDTNDLTQNDMSLNDNEIYSNGNDGFKKESIHDTINSLKNLMLNNMDTNTDHNMDSNADHNMDSNADHNMDSNADHNMDNNADHNMDSNTDHNMDSNADHNMDNVDGTINYEEDNNLNGQDEYYDENEEGDYTHEKDVNVNLINSSDINLEDNKKDDDKKDDDAINNNIIISNDDAINNNIIISNDDAINNNNIISNDDAINNNSIYDDDAINNNNIIYDDDAINNNSIYDDESNADYSDDNAEEETEKYSQDEDNNIRDIFEDDRNKDNEINELLDDVNTSTFEDIEIIKYIYTNDDLKKKKSGLINIIRFPLLYEINLKKLMKIFCFYEHIKKEEKINTIFHIEDIINSYYPLVYGHHFMYNEFLKNCKFYSFVLKKKNKITIPEGLVVLIPHMEYNYKIDSYNFLKKLYYSVFNEPRICYKSINEQIKHINQMRYKLYIHNIKTSKHFKNEKISSIHNNMNNNNNNNMIPSYYIYQNHINNMIKNKRACCINDDLWKTVLNPFDFFHLNNDVNVFFEYNILTNIYNKYITTVNTDFNKLCVNFYIKKDYKQYEEDNNTNENNSKRIMKRKFNKNGLYNTLGDNKNKPPLLPTPKNESYKHVNTINNNHRHNINNMNTQRNVNRHKNNTNNNTLLYKHATNNIQNNFNKSYRNDNNIRNSMHNNNYDNTKREEIKQKYGKNENQREGTSRKNNASSVYRNYNVSNVNGHTNFNNNVSASHANFSYKPMRNNNSNMRGDNNNMRGDNNNMRGDNNSMRGGYSMRNDNNSMRGGHGMRNDHRNDQRNDQRNDHRNDHRNDQRNDHRNSMRNDHRNSMRNDHRNSMRNDHRNSMMNDQRNVKRRREESHEMNRRGDIYSNKRFDKRGRIDYDMKLKMDEKKNEKNIKNHSEMQDPYASTKDTSRNFDMNNFTISSERKSWKLPPPPPNIPPSYDRSSQRRTSNFYNNDDSSM
- a CDS encoding serine protease DegP, putative; the protein is MDIIFCTSTYCKIILMIIMLIFLRTRCDRKNFLNCSGERHEGEEEIISTNLKRINDHMNLLCRILNDERNIEITDIVEMLQNKYDDKKKKNKKEIIQNIKYENKSDIHNNEINDNILKNNLSKNTHLYNESNILNKNEKNILCISKQCNDKNVVYPFNYDEFLKNEKKKKKKKIKKKYIYKKKKSNNKINEINSIQHFNVKENILSEKKKNPLNDNFKNRKLTKHSSNNKNNKNKIGQIKFHIVGYDKKKITKYLTPSMISSIQKSLMNKNKKTNVNVNMSNGRVLPFFPKEYFLRSSTHEKKDKMGTKKNNKEESIINERLLENLENISLSRTIKDIRGEEGNERKVKEEDNNIKEEGNLFKKYFKGVVKLYVHITEPSLEMIWQNYPPKSITGSGFIIEGHLIITNAHNISYSTRILIRKHGNSGKYEAKILYVAHDVDIAILTIEDKSFFDDVYALHFGALPSLKDEIITIGYPAGGDKLSVTEGIVSRIDVQYYKHSNYKFLLTQIDAPLNPGNSGGPALVRGKVVGICFQSYKVSNNISYIIPSTIISHFLLDIHKNKDYTGYAFLGVKYEPLENPSLREALGLEEMERKKIIKKNVGILITEVFEGHMSKQDDKYHDMDNIHHHVGDTHHNVDDDYTDNLQGDTDYCTYILNSNIIRSDKKKIYTDNNNNNNNNYYYYYNMHGEDEESCYGLKNNDIILRVDGKDINNDGTVILRDEETVGFEHLFNEKFINDLCIIRIVRNKKIKSVMVKLYKVKYLLKQHNWDKRNKYFIYGGIVFSILTRSLYVYTKNPEINKLMLYNNFKKKSKDEIVVLKNILPTKITTGYYYTDSIVLKVNNIKVKNLKHLIELIEMTKYTNRPRYLTNNKHTLHSYINYYNTKITSLNINIIIHILILTTSGQKVPIVLNKRDVEKYNEEIKKIYSITRDRYVY